In Micrococcus luteus NCTC 2665, a single window of DNA contains:
- a CDS encoding branched-chain amino acid aminotransferase, which yields MSETVFTRQPHLSPMSDQQRVEILQDPGFGNVFTDHMVSIDWTWDEDGGAWHDARVEPYGPLSLDPSAAVLHYGQEIFEGLKAYRHEDGSVWTFRPEANAARLNRSARRLALPELPEELFLGSLRAQLEADRAWVPTGPGQSLYLRPFMFASEAFLGVRPARQVRYMVIASPAGNYFGGELKPVTIWVSRDFARAGKGGTGAAKTGGNYAASLLPQLQAAAKGADQVVFLDQYHDDAIEELGGMNVFFVHADGRLVTPALTGTILEGVTRSSILQLGRDMGLTVEERRVTLAEWAEGVRSGEITEVFACGTAAVVTPIGRLLDGDDVIESAGGTDVTLKIRAELEGIQTGRVEDRHGWLHRLV from the coding sequence GTGTCCGAGACCGTGTTCACGCGGCAACCGCATCTGTCCCCGATGTCCGATCAACAGCGCGTCGAGATCCTCCAGGACCCCGGTTTCGGCAACGTCTTCACGGACCACATGGTCTCGATCGACTGGACCTGGGACGAGGATGGGGGCGCGTGGCACGACGCCCGCGTGGAGCCCTACGGACCGCTGTCCCTGGATCCCTCGGCCGCGGTGCTGCACTACGGCCAGGAGATCTTCGAGGGCCTGAAGGCCTACCGGCACGAGGACGGGTCGGTGTGGACGTTCCGTCCCGAGGCCAACGCGGCCCGCCTGAACCGCTCCGCCCGCCGCCTGGCCCTGCCGGAGCTGCCCGAGGAGCTGTTCCTCGGCTCGCTGCGGGCCCAGCTCGAGGCGGACCGGGCCTGGGTGCCCACCGGCCCGGGCCAGTCCCTCTACCTGCGCCCCTTCATGTTCGCCTCCGAGGCGTTCCTCGGCGTCCGCCCGGCCCGGCAGGTGCGGTACATGGTGATCGCCTCCCCGGCCGGCAACTACTTCGGCGGCGAGCTCAAGCCGGTGACCATCTGGGTCTCGCGCGACTTCGCCCGCGCCGGCAAGGGCGGCACGGGCGCGGCCAAGACCGGCGGCAACTACGCCGCCTCGCTGCTGCCCCAGCTGCAGGCCGCGGCCAAGGGCGCCGACCAGGTCGTGTTCCTCGACCAGTACCACGACGACGCGATCGAGGAGCTCGGCGGCATGAACGTGTTCTTCGTGCACGCCGACGGCCGGCTCGTCACCCCGGCGCTCACCGGCACGATCCTCGAGGGCGTCACCCGCTCCTCGATCCTTCAGCTCGGCCGGGACATGGGCCTGACCGTCGAGGAGCGTCGCGTCACCCTCGCCGAGTGGGCCGAGGGCGTCCGCTCGGGCGAGATCACCGAGGTCTTCGCGTGCGGCACCGCCGCCGTCGTGACCCCGATCGGCCGCCTGCTCGACGGCGACGACGTGATCGAGTCGGCCGGCGGGACCGACGTGACCCTCAAGATCCGCGCCGAGCTCGAGGGCATCCAGACCGGGCGCGTCGAGGACCGCCACGGCTGGCTGCACCGCCTCGTCTGA
- a CDS encoding carbon starvation CstA family protein — MSSHRSTAPAEGAPHPAPPPDDLPPTEAAGRPRWTPVKIAVWVAVALLGGVAWTMLALHRGETINAIWFVFAAVATFAIGYRFYSKYVERMIVHPDDTRATPAEYRADGRDYVATDRRVLFGHHFAAIAGAGPLVGPVLAAQMGYLPGTIWIIVGVILAGAVQDYLVLFFSMRRGGRSLGQMARDELGRIGGTAAIVATLLIMVIITAILALVVVNALGESPWGVFSVAMTIPIALFMGAYLRWIRPGRITEISVIGFVLLLAAIIGGGWVAGTEWGAALFTLDRTTIAWAVIIYGFVAAVLPVWLLLAPRDYLSTFMKIGVIAGLALAIVVVQPRIGTPAFSEFASGQTGPVWPGSLFPFLFVTIACGALSGFHALIASGTTPKMVEKERQTRFIGYGGMLMEAFVAIMALVAAVSLDRGIYFAMNSPAALTGGTPETAVDFVMGLGLAGVNLVPEDLTHLADLVGEETVVSRTGGAPTLAVGLAHIMGQLVGGDALMGFWYHFAIMFEALFILTAVDAGTRVARFMLQDSLGNVVPRFRDTSWRVGAWVCTAIMVAAWGAVLIMGVTDPLGGINTLFPLFGIANQLLAAIALAVVLTIVARRRDFRGLWIVALPLAFITVVTTVASFQKIFSSVPAVGYWAQHRAFQDALAAGKTSFGAAKSVPAMEAVVRNTAIQGTLSIVFLVLALIVITTSVLATVRAFRGTEVIDHQDPYVPSRRFAPAGLFATAEEKELQRQWDALPADRQPVRGH, encoded by the coding sequence GTGAGCTCGCACCGCTCCACCGCGCCCGCCGAGGGCGCCCCACATCCGGCTCCGCCGCCGGATGACCTCCCGCCCACCGAGGCCGCCGGCCGGCCCCGCTGGACGCCCGTGAAGATCGCCGTCTGGGTGGCTGTCGCGCTGCTCGGCGGCGTCGCCTGGACCATGCTCGCCCTGCACCGCGGCGAGACGATCAACGCGATCTGGTTCGTGTTCGCCGCCGTGGCGACGTTCGCAATCGGCTACCGCTTCTACTCGAAGTACGTCGAGCGCATGATCGTCCACCCGGACGACACCCGCGCCACCCCGGCCGAGTACCGGGCCGACGGCCGGGACTACGTGGCCACCGACCGACGCGTGCTCTTCGGCCACCACTTCGCGGCCATCGCCGGCGCCGGTCCGCTCGTGGGCCCCGTGCTCGCCGCGCAGATGGGCTATCTGCCCGGCACCATCTGGATCATCGTCGGCGTGATCCTGGCCGGCGCGGTCCAGGACTACCTCGTCCTGTTCTTCTCGATGCGCCGCGGCGGCCGCTCGCTGGGCCAGATGGCCCGGGACGAGCTGGGCCGCATCGGGGGCACCGCCGCGATCGTCGCGACCCTGCTGATCATGGTGATCATCACGGCCATCCTTGCCCTCGTGGTGGTCAACGCCCTGGGCGAGTCCCCGTGGGGCGTGTTCTCCGTGGCCATGACCATCCCGATCGCACTCTTCATGGGCGCGTACCTGCGCTGGATCCGCCCGGGCCGCATCACCGAGATCTCCGTGATCGGGTTCGTCCTGCTCCTGGCGGCCATCATCGGCGGCGGCTGGGTCGCCGGGACCGAGTGGGGCGCGGCCCTGTTCACCCTGGACCGCACCACCATCGCCTGGGCCGTGATCATCTACGGGTTCGTCGCGGCCGTGCTGCCCGTGTGGCTGCTGCTCGCGCCGCGCGACTACCTGTCCACCTTCATGAAGATCGGCGTGATCGCCGGTCTCGCGCTGGCCATCGTCGTCGTGCAGCCGCGCATCGGCACACCCGCGTTCTCCGAGTTCGCCTCGGGCCAGACCGGCCCGGTGTGGCCCGGTTCGCTGTTCCCGTTCCTGTTCGTCACCATCGCGTGCGGTGCGCTCTCCGGCTTCCACGCGCTGATCGCCTCGGGCACGACGCCCAAGATGGTGGAGAAGGAGCGACAGACCCGCTTCATCGGCTACGGCGGCATGCTCATGGAGGCCTTCGTGGCCATCATGGCGCTCGTGGCCGCCGTCTCGCTCGACCGCGGCATCTACTTCGCCATGAACTCCCCGGCCGCCCTCACCGGCGGCACCCCGGAGACCGCCGTCGACTTCGTCATGGGCCTCGGCCTGGCCGGGGTGAACCTCGTCCCTGAGGACCTGACCCACCTGGCCGACCTCGTGGGCGAGGAGACCGTGGTCTCCCGCACCGGCGGCGCCCCCACCCTCGCGGTCGGCCTGGCGCACATCATGGGCCAGCTCGTGGGCGGCGACGCGCTCATGGGCTTCTGGTACCACTTCGCGATCATGTTCGAGGCGCTGTTCATCCTCACCGCCGTCGACGCCGGCACCCGCGTGGCCCGGTTCATGCTGCAGGACTCCCTGGGCAACGTGGTCCCGCGCTTCAGGGACACCTCGTGGCGCGTGGGCGCGTGGGTCTGCACGGCCATCATGGTGGCCGCCTGGGGCGCCGTGCTGATCATGGGCGTCACCGATCCGCTGGGCGGCATCAACACGCTGTTCCCGCTGTTCGGCATCGCCAACCAGCTGCTCGCGGCGATCGCGCTCGCCGTCGTCCTGACGATCGTCGCGCGCCGCCGGGACTTCCGGGGCCTGTGGATTGTGGCGCTGCCGCTGGCGTTCATCACGGTGGTCACCACCGTGGCGTCGTTCCAGAAGATCTTCTCCTCCGTCCCGGCGGTGGGCTACTGGGCGCAGCATCGCGCGTTCCAGGACGCGCTGGCGGCGGGGAAGACGAGCTTCGGCGCCGCGAAGTCCGTGCCGGCCATGGAGGCCGTGGTCCGGAACACGGCCATCCAGGGCACGCTCTCCATCGTCTTCCTGGTGCTGGCGCTGATCGTCATCACGACGTCGGTGCTCGCCACGGTGCGCGCCTTCCGCGGCACCGAGGTCATCGACCACCAGGACCCGTACGTGCCCTCGCGGCGCTTCGCCCCGGCCGGGCTGTTCGCCACGGCCGAGGAGAAGGAGCTGCAGCGGCAGTGGGACGCCCTGCCGGCGGACCGGCAGCCGGTGCGGGGTCACTGA
- a CDS encoding YbdD/YjiX family protein, whose amino-acid sequence MADPRATPTGPSTAEGPVGPSRPGVWARARWWVRQLSGEGKYDAYVAHHRAHHPGRAPMTEREFWRAEYARQEANPGSRCC is encoded by the coding sequence GTGGCCGATCCGCGCGCGACGCCGACCGGGCCCTCCACCGCGGAGGGCCCGGTCGGCCCGTCTCGGCCCGGGGTGTGGGCCCGGGCGCGCTGGTGGGTCCGCCAGCTCTCCGGAGAGGGGAAGTACGACGCGTACGTGGCCCACCACCGGGCCCACCATCCGGGGCGGGCGCCGATGACCGAGCGGGAGTTCTGGCGGGCCGAGTACGCCCGCCAAGAGGCGAATCCGGGCAGCCGCTGCTGCTGA
- a CDS encoding fumarylacetoacetate hydrolase family protein: MRIARFVDQAEPTYGIVEGPADADPAELSITALQGDPFFHGIQPTGTTHRLEDVRLVAPIIPRSKIVGVGRNWADHAKELGNEVPASPQFFLKPNTAVVGPNEPVTLPSWSDEVSYEAELAVVIGTICKDVPVSRVDDVVFGYTVGNDLTARDAQRTDLQWARAKGFDGACPLGPWIETELDVEPTGGLRITSRLDGETRQDGTTADMVFGVRELVAAASEMFTLLPGDVILTGTPGGVGTVQEGQRVEAEVEGIGVLATVFRR; this comes from the coding sequence ATGCGCATCGCCCGTTTCGTGGACCAGGCCGAACCGACCTACGGCATCGTGGAGGGCCCGGCCGACGCCGACCCCGCCGAGCTGAGCATCACCGCCCTGCAGGGCGACCCGTTCTTCCACGGGATCCAGCCCACCGGCACCACGCACCGCCTCGAGGACGTGCGCCTCGTGGCCCCGATCATCCCGCGCTCGAAGATCGTGGGGGTCGGCCGCAACTGGGCCGACCACGCGAAGGAGCTCGGCAACGAGGTCCCCGCCTCGCCGCAGTTCTTCCTCAAGCCGAACACCGCCGTCGTGGGTCCGAACGAGCCCGTGACCCTGCCCAGCTGGTCGGACGAGGTCTCCTACGAGGCCGAGCTCGCCGTCGTCATCGGCACCATCTGCAAGGACGTGCCGGTGAGCCGCGTGGACGACGTCGTGTTCGGCTACACCGTGGGCAACGACCTCACCGCCCGCGACGCCCAGCGCACCGACCTGCAGTGGGCCCGCGCCAAGGGCTTCGACGGCGCCTGCCCGCTGGGCCCGTGGATCGAGACCGAGCTGGACGTGGAGCCGACCGGCGGCCTGCGCATCACGTCCCGCCTCGACGGTGAGACCCGCCAGGACGGCACGACCGCGGACATGGTCTTCGGCGTCCGCGAGCTCGTGGCCGCGGCCTCGGAGATGTTCACCCTCCTGCCCGGCGACGTGATCCTGACCGGAACCCCGGGCGGGGTCGGGACGGTCCAGGAGGGCCAGCGCGTCGAGGCCGAGGTCGAGGGCATCGGCGTCCTCGCCACCGTCTTCCGCCGCTGA
- the gltX gene encoding glutamate--tRNA ligase, with protein MTDATAPVSENAPAPFADVPQVDAETPVRVRFAPSPTGTPHVGLIRTVLFNWGWARHTGGTLVFRIEDTDAKRDSEESYQQLLEAMRWLGIDWDEGVEVGGPHEPYRQSQRGQIYADVIEKLKAGGHIYPSYSSPEETEARHRAAGRDPKLGYDGHDRDLTDEQIAAFEAEGRAPVWRLRMPDEDITFTDLVRGEITFKAGSVPDFVVVRADGSPLYTLVNPVDDALMGITHVLRGEDLLSSTPRQIALYRALYAIGVARYMPVFGHLPYVMGEGNKKLSKRDPQANLFLHRDNGFIPEGLLNYLGLLGWSLSADEDIFTPQQFVEHFDVHKVLANPARFDEKKAIAINGTHVRMLDVADFRDRLVPYLHAAGLVGEHLTEREMEVLTAAAPLVQERVQLLGEAVEMLAFLFTADRDVRTAEGALKGMPADLGAAVAAAREALAALPEDEFTTERIEAALRAALIDGLGLKPRQAFGPVRVAVTGRKVSPPLFESLEILGRDSALARLDRFAAEQGLDQDQPTDA; from the coding sequence ATGACTGACGCCACCGCTCCCGTGTCCGAGAACGCCCCCGCCCCCTTCGCCGACGTCCCCCAGGTGGACGCCGAGACCCCCGTGCGCGTGCGCTTCGCCCCATCGCCCACCGGCACCCCCCACGTGGGGTTGATCCGCACCGTCCTGTTCAACTGGGGCTGGGCGCGGCACACCGGCGGTACCCTCGTGTTCCGCATCGAGGACACGGATGCCAAGCGCGACTCGGAGGAGTCCTACCAGCAGCTGCTCGAGGCGATGCGCTGGCTCGGGATCGACTGGGACGAGGGCGTCGAGGTCGGCGGCCCGCACGAGCCGTACCGTCAGTCCCAGCGCGGGCAGATCTACGCGGACGTGATCGAGAAGCTCAAGGCCGGCGGACACATCTACCCGTCCTACTCGAGCCCCGAGGAGACCGAGGCCCGTCACCGGGCCGCCGGCCGTGACCCCAAGCTCGGCTACGACGGGCACGACCGTGACCTCACGGACGAGCAGATCGCCGCCTTCGAGGCCGAGGGCCGCGCGCCGGTCTGGCGGCTGCGCATGCCGGACGAGGACATCACCTTCACCGACCTGGTGCGCGGGGAGATCACCTTCAAGGCCGGCTCCGTGCCGGACTTCGTGGTGGTCCGCGCGGACGGCTCGCCGCTGTACACCCTCGTGAACCCGGTGGACGACGCGCTCATGGGCATCACCCACGTGCTGCGCGGCGAGGACCTGCTCTCCTCCACTCCGCGCCAGATCGCGCTCTACCGCGCCCTGTACGCGATCGGCGTCGCCCGGTACATGCCGGTGTTCGGCCACCTGCCCTACGTGATGGGCGAGGGCAACAAGAAGCTGTCCAAGCGCGATCCGCAGGCCAACCTGTTCCTGCACCGGGACAACGGCTTCATCCCGGAGGGCCTGCTGAACTACCTCGGCCTGCTGGGCTGGTCCCTCTCCGCGGACGAGGACATCTTCACCCCGCAGCAGTTCGTGGAGCACTTCGACGTGCACAAGGTGCTGGCCAACCCCGCCCGCTTCGACGAGAAGAAGGCGATCGCGATCAACGGCACGCACGTGCGCATGCTCGACGTGGCCGACTTCCGTGACCGTCTCGTGCCCTACCTGCACGCGGCCGGCCTCGTGGGCGAGCACCTGACGGAGCGGGAGATGGAGGTCCTCACCGCCGCGGCCCCGCTCGTGCAGGAGCGCGTGCAGCTGCTCGGCGAGGCCGTCGAGATGCTCGCCTTCCTCTTCACGGCGGACCGGGACGTCCGGACCGCCGAGGGCGCCCTCAAGGGCATGCCGGCGGACCTGGGCGCCGCCGTCGCCGCGGCCCGGGAGGCGCTGGCCGCCCTGCCCGAGGACGAGTTCACCACCGAGCGCATCGAGGCGGCGCTGCGGGCGGCCCTCATCGACGGCCTCGGCCTCAAGCCGCGCCAGGCGTTCGGTCCGGTGCGCGTCGCGGTGACCGGTCGCAAGGTGTCCCCGCCGCTCTTCGAGTCGCTCGAGATCCTGGGCCGGGACTCCGCGCTCGCGCGCCTGGACCGCTTCGCCGCGGAGCAGGGCCTGGACCAGGACCAGCCCACCGACGCATGA
- a CDS encoding HAD family hydrolase — protein sequence MSTTPAGGSAGAPAPPAWDAVLFDLDDTLLDLRSAQHAAFDATVRRQWAGAADVDPAVLAEATEAFASDTGGHYGRYVSGELTFEEQRLARVADALRTLGVPEDAATPLDGLWTTDYEEVVRGHWALFPATADVLAEVRGTGRGVGMVTNNVETYQRGKADALGLEWVEVLIGSDTAGAPKPDPAPFLAGCSRLGTDPGRTLMVGDSLRHDVEGARSAGLVPVWMSPDAPAHGGAAEPLWDEEHACWRMRAIGGLRTWLAA from the coding sequence GTGAGCACGACGCCGGCCGGCGGGTCCGCGGGCGCGCCCGCGCCGCCGGCCTGGGACGCCGTCCTCTTCGACCTGGACGACACGCTGCTGGATCTGCGCTCCGCCCAGCACGCCGCGTTCGACGCGACGGTGCGCCGGCAGTGGGCCGGGGCCGCCGACGTCGACCCGGCGGTGCTGGCCGAGGCCACCGAGGCCTTCGCGTCCGACACCGGCGGCCACTACGGGCGCTACGTGTCCGGGGAGCTGACGTTCGAGGAGCAGCGGCTGGCCCGCGTGGCCGACGCCCTGCGCACGCTCGGCGTGCCCGAGGATGCGGCGACCCCGCTCGACGGCCTGTGGACCACCGACTACGAAGAGGTCGTGCGCGGGCACTGGGCGCTGTTCCCCGCGACCGCCGACGTGCTCGCCGAGGTGCGGGGAACAGGCCGTGGCGTGGGGATGGTCACGAACAACGTGGAGACCTACCAGCGAGGCAAGGCCGACGCCCTCGGCCTGGAGTGGGTCGAGGTGCTGATCGGCTCGGACACGGCCGGGGCCCCGAAGCCGGACCCGGCCCCCTTCCTGGCCGGCTGCTCCCGCCTGGGCACGGACCCGGGACGCACCCTCATGGTGGGGGACAGTCTGCGTCACGACGTCGAGGGGGCCCGGTCGGCGGGGCTCGTTCCGGTGTGGATGAGCCCCGACGCCCCCGCCCACGGCGGCGCGGCGGAGCCGCTCTGGGACGAGGAGCACGCGTGCTGGCGGATGCGGGCGATCGGCGGGCTGCGGACCTGGCTGGCGGCCTGA